The Mus pahari unplaced genomic scaffold, PAHARI_EIJ_v1.1 scaffold_9269_1, whole genome shotgun sequence genome has a window encoding:
- the LOC110315430 gene encoding olfactory receptor 150-like isoform X2: MITLILFSSHLHTPMYYFLSSLSFIDLCQSTVIIPKMLVNFVTVKNIISYPECMTQLYFFIIFAIAECHMLAVMAYDRYVAICNPLLYNAVMSFQVCSWMIFGVYSIAFIGATXNTIFMLRVHFCKANVVNHYFCDLFPLLELPCSDTFINEVVXLCFSVFNIFIPTLTILSSYIFIIASILRINSTGGRSKAFSTCSSHISAVAIFFGSLAFMYLQPSSVSSMDQGKVSSVFYTIVVPMLNPLIYSLRNKDVKVALNNFFERKCFL; encoded by the coding sequence ATGATCACTCTGATACTATTCAGTTCTCACCTTCACACACCCATGTATTATTTCCTCAGCAGTCTGTCCTTCATTGACCTCTGCCAGTCCACTGTCATTATTCCCAAAATGTTGGTGAACTTTGTGACAGTGAAGAACATCATCTCCTACCCTGAATGCATGACTCAGCtctactttttcattatttttgctaTTGCAGAGTGTCACATGTTAGCTGTAATGGCATATGACCGCTATGTTGCCATCTGTAACCCCTTGCTTTACAATGCTGTAATGTCCTTTCAAGTCTGTTCCTGGATGATATTTGGAGTATATAGTATAGCCTTTATTGGTGCCACANCTAACACAATCTTCATGTTAAGAGTgcatttctgtaaggcaaatgtaGTAAATCATTACTTCTGTGATCTTTTTCCACTACTGGAACTTCCCTGTTCTGATACTTTTATTAATGAAGTAGTAGNTTTATGTTTCAGTGTTTTTAACATCTTTATTCCCACTCTGACTATTTTAAGCTCTTACATCTTCATCATAGCCAGCATCCTCAGGATTAACTCCACAGGAGGCAGGTCCAAAGCTTTCAGCACCTGCAGCTCACACATATCAGCTGTTGCTATCTTCTTTGGTTCCCTTGCATTCATGTACCTGCAGCCATCATCAGTCAGCTCCATGGACCAAGGGAAAGTATCCTCTGTGTTTTATACCATTGTTGTGCCCATGCTGAATCC
- the LOC110315430 gene encoding olfactory receptor 150-like isoform X1 produces MLQGNLSEVTEFILAGLTHKPELQLPLFLLFLAIYVVTVAGNLGMITLILFSSHLHTPMYYFLSSLSFIDLCQSTVIIPKMLVNFVTVKNIISYPECMTQLYFFIIFAIAECHMLAVMAYDRYVAICNPLLYNAVMSFQVCSWMIFGVYSIAFIGATXNTIFMLRVHFCKANVVNHYFCDLFPLLELPCSDTFINEVVXLCFSVFNIFIPTLTILSSYIFIIASILRINSTGGRSKAFSTCSSHISAVAIFFGSLAFMYLQPSSVSSMDQGKVSSVFYTIVVPMLNPLIYSLRNKDVKVALNNFFERKCFL; encoded by the coding sequence atgttacaAGGAAATCTTTCAGAAGTGACTGAGTTCATCCTCGCTGGGTTAACACACAAACCAGAGCTGCagctgcccctcttcctcctctttctagcAATCTATGTGGTCACAGTGGCTGGGAATCTGGGCATGATCACTCTGATACTATTCAGTTCTCACCTTCACACACCCATGTATTATTTCCTCAGCAGTCTGTCCTTCATTGACCTCTGCCAGTCCACTGTCATTATTCCCAAAATGTTGGTGAACTTTGTGACAGTGAAGAACATCATCTCCTACCCTGAATGCATGACTCAGCtctactttttcattatttttgctaTTGCAGAGTGTCACATGTTAGCTGTAATGGCATATGACCGCTATGTTGCCATCTGTAACCCCTTGCTTTACAATGCTGTAATGTCCTTTCAAGTCTGTTCCTGGATGATATTTGGAGTATATAGTATAGCCTTTATTGGTGCCACANCTAACACAATCTTCATGTTAAGAGTgcatttctgtaaggcaaatgtaGTAAATCATTACTTCTGTGATCTTTTTCCACTACTGGAACTTCCCTGTTCTGATACTTTTATTAATGAAGTAGTAGNTTTATGTTTCAGTGTTTTTAACATCTTTATTCCCACTCTGACTATTTTAAGCTCTTACATCTTCATCATAGCCAGCATCCTCAGGATTAACTCCACAGGAGGCAGGTCCAAAGCTTTCAGCACCTGCAGCTCACACATATCAGCTGTTGCTATCTTCTTTGGTTCCCTTGCATTCATGTACCTGCAGCCATCATCAGTCAGCTCCATGGACCAAGGGAAAGTATCCTCTGTGTTTTATACCATTGTTGTGCCCATGCTGAATCC